A portion of the Cryptomeria japonica chromosome 5, Sugi_1.0, whole genome shotgun sequence genome contains these proteins:
- the LOC131058908 gene encoding probable L-gulonolactone oxidase 4 gives MRVTVSVAMTTSIIFLVLCVSLQYFCITTLASQATCAPPPAIECKSNACDVFNYQGVWDDRGICKAQNSAWPTSEAELVQAVANAVKNKQRIKVVSKLSHSEPKLVCVGSEGLIISTQNYASVIEVNKTAMTIRVQAGALMSDVLEAAAKEGLALNAMIYWSGVSAAGVISTGAHDSGLVGKGSGVYEYVVAMRLVVPASPSQGYAKVISLTEADEELNAARLSLGTLGAISELTFALQPMYKRSISTVVKDDTDLEYEAESFLRAHEFADINWIPSHGKAVYIPIDRHPVNVPGDGLNSIIGSASSVVDIERKAADYEAIQDRADVEAICSVLINETLDLAINGSGFLNDGKRFTGYPVIGFNHHMQTSGGCQAGRYSVACTPTSILDKNETVCSWDRRIYATLYFGVELRVPVSRLPQVIKDVKRIRDLNPQKLCDMSGIFMRSIKKSDAYLGPKEDVVTLDMMNYRSRAVGTPKWNEDVYEEIEQMIIEKHGGVLHWGKSGGYLFQGLAKRATNLEKFMEVKKKFDSSGLFSNEWTDGLFGIRGGSLEIFRDGCALDKVCKCREDSHCAPQKGYFCKPGKVWKKARVCTKLN, from the exons ATGCGTGTAACTGTGTCAGTTGCGATGACCACATCCATCATTTTCCTGGTCCTGTGTGTGTCGCTGCAGTACTTTTGCATAACAACGTTGGCTTCTCAGGCAACCTGTGCGCCGCCTCCTGCAATTGAATGCAAAAGCAATGCATGCGACGTCTTCAATTACCAAGGCGTTTGGGACGACCGTGGGATTTGTAAAGCTCAGAATTCTGCATGGCCCACATCAGAAGCAGAGCTTGTGCAAGCTGTTGCGAATGCAGTGAAAAACAAGCAACGAATCAAAGTTGTGAGCAAGCTGTCTCACAGTGAGCCAAAACTGGTGTGCGTGGGAAGCGAAGGCCTCATCATATCCACCCAAAACTATGCCTCTGTAATTGAAGTGAATAAGACCGCCATGACAATTAGGGTTCAGGCAGGAGCGCTGATGAGCGACGTTCTGGAGGCGGCCGCCAAGGAAGGGTTGGCTCTGAACGCCATGATTTACTGGAGCGGCGTCTCCGCCGCCGGCGTTATCTCCACCGGCGCCCATGACAGCGGCCTCGTTGGAAAAGGCAGTGGCGTTTATGAGTATGTGGTTGCAATGAGATTAGTTGTTCCTGCTTCTCCCTCCCAAGGCTATGCAAAGGTGATCAGCTTGACAGAAGCAGACGAGGAATTGAATGCTGCCAGATTGTCTCTGGGCACTCTTGGAGCGATTTCCGAACTCACATTCGCTTTGCAGCCAATGTACAAGCGCTCCATTTCGACCGTGGTGAAGGATGACACCGATCTGGAATATGAAGCCGAGAGTTTCCTGAGAGCTCATGAATTTGCAGACATAAACTGGATTCCCTCACACGGGAAGGCGGTTTATATTCCCATTGATCGACACCCAGTCAATGTTCCAGGAGATGGCCTCAACTCTATAATTGGCAGCGCCAGCAGTGTAGTCGACATCGAAAGAAAAGCGGCAGATT ATGAAGCAATCCAAGATAGGGCAGACGTTGAAGCTATATGCAGTGTACTCATAAACGAGACACTTGATCTTGCAATTAATGGTAGCGGCTTTCTCAATGATGGAAAACGCTTTACGGGGTACCCGGTAATAGGATTCAATCACCACATGCAAACGTCTGGTGGCTGCCAAGCAGGAAGATACTCTGTGGCTTGCACTCCCACATCAATTTTAGATAAAAATGAGACCGTCTGTTCCTGGGATCGACGAATATACGCTACCTTATACTTTGGTGTGGAACTAAGAGTGCCTGTATCTCGTTTGCCCCAAGTAATAAAGGATGTGAAGAGGATAAGGGATTTGAATCCTCAAAAATTGTGTGACATGTCAGGAATATTTATGCGCTCTATTAAGAAATCTGATGCGTATTTGGGACCTAAGGAGGATGTGGTGACATTAGACATgatgaattataggtcaagggcgGTCGGTACACCCAAGTGGAATGAAGATGTCTATGAAGAGATTGAACAGATGATAATTGAGAAGCATGGTGGCGTGTTACATTGGGGCAAATCAGGGGGTTACCTGTTTCAAGGACTAGCTAAGAGGGCAACTAATTTAGAAAAGTTCATGGAGgtgaagaagaaatttgattcgTCCGGACTATTTTCTAATGAATGGACAGATGGTCTGTTTGGGATCAGGGGAGGAAGTTTAGAGATTTTCAGGGATGGGTGCGCATTGGACAAAGTTTGCAAGTGTAGAGAGGACAGTCATTGTGCTCCCCAAAAAGGGTACTTCTGCAAACCGGGAAAGGTTTGGAAGAAGGCACGTGTTTGCACAAAACTCAATTAA